One Plasmodium cynomolgi strain B DNA, chromosome 12, whole genome shotgun sequence genomic region harbors:
- a CDS encoding hypothetical protein (putative), with the protein MKNKVYLLLDEKLFKLKELYFCLICSKIKNEYNLKQEIEYYFCNGCTQIYTKSESAIYSYECLRCFKCPCCFSCLTISQKWLGKPVKKVCTLEPLNKGGKEGTGWGSNNEATNNEPCEKLNQNGENHVEDASTGTFLSNNKKKSSDEKISFEGNSALGTDDENDIQGGSNKVGSRLYAFFKKGKNVFYFKCPYCLWSSISSVYNTKLDELIGDMILSERNCVYKRYFQTVLDELLRSNEQLKEKRNFKRTNQHTALHKIGKLKSIHDLNSYMEAFGTTKENYSMEGLTGRAAATVATQEEVESTLICKSKIKVDKMSLTDILNGKHIKSREICRDIFELENEHVQYLDLMDYSTQGGLPEVVQRWEGRSDLVGDNHPSGGSQTPGTGEAIPKEQTIEELKIQANDTLIIHAKNDLSIGHIQDYPYNYYKGISALQPLRMKLINKKSKRCSTCKQYILKLHNSNVSSSFRLDNNAMKFIPTIYINDFRLVKRKNGILNFVLVNPLDSEMNIKVLPDIENNFVKNLNGSKIPMNCKSRAASFEFTMDTYDEIIDELLNEEKNDIKDVFTRDYIIVKKQNNMALIIMSFFYTDEGDTVRSEFYSEKNKPGDSPQQGEPDNDLAADQCSFSDKSKKVHKLKLNLLFTNNISLRPFRHYALRDCD; encoded by the exons ATGAAAAACAAAGTCTACCTATTGCTGGAcgagaaattatttaaactGAAGGAGCTATACTTCTGCCTCAtttgttcaaaaataaagaatgaaTATAATCTGAAACAGGAAATTGAATACTACTTTTGCAATGGCTGCACCcaaatatacacaaaaagCGAGTCGGCAATTTATTCCTACGAATGTTTGCGCTGTTTCAAATGTCCTTGTTGTTTTAGCTGCTTGACTATCTCACAGAAATGGTTGGGTAAGCCAGTTAAGAAGGTATGCACATTGGAGCCACTgaacaaagggggaaaggagGGTACCGGTTGGGGTAGTAACAATGAGGCGACAAATAATGAGCCGTGTGAAAAGCTTaaccaaaatggtgaaaaccACGTGGAGGACGCTTCCACCGGCACATTTCTATCaaataataagaaaaaatccaGCGATGAGAAAATTTCCTTTGAAGGGAATAGCGCATTAGGTACGGATGACGAAAATGACATACAAGGGGGAAGCAACAAAGTGGGTAGCAGGTTGtacgccttttttaaaaaaggaaagaatgtgttttatttcaAGTGCCCCTACTGCTTATGGTCTTCCATCAGCTCGGTGTATAATACAAAGTTGGACGAATTAATTGGAGACATGATACTATCGGAAAGGAATTGCGTTTATAAACGCTACTTCCAAACGGTGCTAGACGAGCTGTTAAGAAGCAATGAACAGCTAAAGGAGAAGAGAAACTTTAAAAGAACAAACCAACATACCGCTTTGCATAAGATAGGGAAATTAAAGTCCATCCATGATCTGAACAGTTACATGGAAGCATTCGGCACTACGAAGGAGAATTACTCAATGGAAGGGTTAACAGGAAGAGCAGCAGCAACTGTCGCGACGCAGGAAGAGGTAGAAAGCACGCTCATATGTAAGTCTAAAATAAAGGTGGACAAAATGAGTCTGACAGATATCCTAAACGGGAAACATATTAAAAGTCGCGAAATCTGTCGAGATATTTTTGAGTTGGAAAATGAACACGTGCAATATTTAGATCTGATGGATTATTCGACGCAAGGTGGGTTACCAGAAGTAGTGCAGCGgtgggaaggaagaagcgacCTTGTGGGGGATAATCATCCCAGTGGGGGGAGCCAAACTCCGGGCACAGGTGAAGCCATTCCAAAGGAGCAAACCATAGAGGAGTTAAAAATACAGGCGAACGATACCCTCATCATTCACGCAAAGAATGACCTATCAATTGGACACATACAGGATTACccatataattattataaaggCATTAGTGCATTACAACCACTGAGAATGAAACTAATAAATAAGAAATCGAAGCGGTGCAGTACGTGTAAGCAGTATATATTGAAGCTTCATAATTCTAATGTATCTTCATCCTTTCGACTGGATAATAATGCAATGAAATTTATCCCcacaatatatattaatgacTTCAGATtagtgaagagaaaaaatggtatTCTAAATTTCGTTTTGGTAAACCCACTCGACTCAgaaatgaacataaaagtACTCCCCGacatagaaaataattttgtaaaaaatctGAATGGGAGTAAAATACCCATGAATTGCAAATCCAGAGCTGCTTCCTTTGAATTTACGATGGACACATATGACGAAATTATAGATGAACTgctaaatgaagaaaaaaatgacatcaaAGATGTTTTCACGCGTGATTacattattgtaaaaaagcAGAATAACATGGCCTTAATAATTATGAGTTTCTTTTATACAGACGAGGGGGATACTGTCCGTTCCGAATtttattcagaaaaaaacaagccaGGAGATAGCCCTCAGCAGGGGGAACCAGATAACGATTTAGCCGCTGATCAG TGTTCCTTTTCTGACAAATCGAAGAAGGTACACAAATTAAAGCTAAATCTTCTCTTCACCAATAACATTAGTTTGCGTCCCTTTCGCCATTATGCATTGCGTGACTGCGATTAA
- a CDS encoding hypothetical protein (putative) produces the protein MKEAKKVGLKALPNQEKTYDDPRFIKLYDSGSEYTMDENDEGPTFAHLKNIKICNEEKKKTLSKICCTKNYLFVGTCSVFNQVRVFNYNNLINSKKESEDLSSIPIVGDNKQTSEGQSKKNKKEEPRGLNNHGEAFISLCDIYRKSKFYTAKQDYSKDNMLSIDLFQNKINRKNVKRSNSVHKKVHQGHSTNEANSKEIAPKGERNISDNIVKEEKQKKKENKSTQIDLKDKVMNFNQKGYLELSDNETTFREEYLYYDNFAGIPPQKKDIHPIRITNEMREEERNKREKEEEMEKKKKIDEENLRNEQLAKNGCYLNKDMLEINIDVIKRKTTQVNNLLEYIGAFVNVSSPIIVMKTNREENILSVLTFGGDVYSYDICEHSLKQLREKRIKKIEFFSNIENYFMEQEKNNTSNEFLEEDFSEEVTASALSLSKSHFTNSVKYFDFLPDDKTLICVGQNKDYFLSFINCHNGKKIIYHKKIKVKKLIHNVVLNSNKMSKDKMLPTLMHDFSYVYVEREKKNFNGEIGNYVYIGSSCGYLVFIFLGDKFQRFVNNLLTNDQVRSGSLFTYDEGVDENVWADENEWAKIVTQSVLGNVDDVYTVRKDELYALYGDEHNVGSSTKMNGNGNLSGNVDDNLRGNIGGSLSNTAHRPSDQGAPPDNPKENIFKEADHNSFSYALCIAKNVKINSIISLNTHKNEYIHLIVGLNDGRLLDFLFRISPHFTPTSSSITSCGYYPALSQNCSEKNPSHNKSQRNGNTECAEDNPSSRIDNINFIQESEKELYDFTGLHKSSRISKINLYQSGSQHFLVFINSNVKKIREMSDKKFYTTYVLNMY, from the coding sequence AtgaaagaggcaaaaaaggtgGGGCTAAAAGCGTTACCCAATCAGGAAAAGACCTACGATGATCCAAGATTTATCAAGTTATACGATTCAGGTTCTGAGTATACCATGGATGAAAATGACGAGGGCCCCACATTTGCTCAccttaaaaacataaaaatttgcaatgaagagaaaaaaaaaacgcttagTAAGATATGCTGCACCAAGAATTACCTTTTCGTTGGTACTTGTAGTGTGTTCAACCAAGTGCGCGTCTTTAATTACAACAATTTGATTAactccaaaaaggagagcgAAGATTTGAGTAGTATCCCCATAGTAGGCGACAATAAGCAAACAAGTGAAGgacaaagtaaaaaaaataaaaaggaagaaccgCGTGGACTGAATAATCACGGTGAAGCCTTCATCAGCTTATGTGACATTTACAGGAAGAGCAAATTTTATACGGCCAAACAGGACTACAGCAAGGACAACATGCTAAGCATAGACCTTTTccagaataaaattaataggAAAAACGTGAAGAGAAGCAACAGTGTGCATAAAAAGGTGCATCAAGGGCATTCCACGAATGAGGCGAACTCGAAGGAAATTgcaccaaaaggggaaagaaacaTCAGTGACAATATTgtaaaggaggagaagcagaaaaaaaaggaaaacaaatcgACCCAAATCGATTTAAAAGACAAAGTGATGAATTTCAACCAAAAGGGCTACCTAGAATTAAGTGACAACGAAACAACATTTCGGGAGGAATATTTATACTATGATAATTTTGCGGGgattcccccccaaaaaaaagacatacaCCCCATTAGAATTACGAACGAAATGAGAGAAgaggaaagaaacaaaagagaaaaagaagaagaaatggaaaagaaaaaaaaaatcgatgaagaaaatttgagAAATGAGCagttagcaaaaaatggttGCTACTTGAATAAGGATATGTTAGAAATAAACATAGATGTAATTAAGAGAAAAACAACACAGGTGAATAATTTGCTAGAGTACATTGGAGCTTTCGTTAATGTATCTTCCCCAATCATAGTGATGAAAACAAATCgtgaggaaaatattttatctgtTTTAACCTTCGGCGGGGATGTGTACAGCTATGACATCTGTGAACATTCACTAAAACAgctgagggaaaaaagaattaaaaaaatcgaattcTTTAGTAATATagagaattattttatggagcaagaaaaaaataatacatcaAATGAATTCTTGGAGGAAGATTTTTCAGAGGAGGTAACTGCATCGGCATTGTCTCTCTCCAAATCACATTTCACCAATTcggtaaaatattttgatttCCTCCCAGATGATAAAACGCTAATTTGTGTGGGACAAAACAAGGACTACTTCCTTTCATTTATTAACTGCCAtaatgggaagaaaattatatatcataaaaaaataaaggttaAAAAGCTTATCCACAACGTTGTCCTGAACTCGAATAAAATGAGTAAAGATAAAATGCTACCTACTCTCATGCACGATTTTAGCTATGTATATGTGGaacgggagaaaaaaaattttaatggcGAAATTGGGAATTATGTTTACATTGGATCGTCCTGTGGTTACttagttttcatttttcttggAGACAAGTTTCAGCGGtttgttaataatttactGACGAATGACCAGGTGAGGAGCGGCTCCCTCTTCACCTACGACGAAGGGGTCGATGAAAACGTGTGGGCCGATGAAAACGAGTGGGCCAAGATCGTCACCCAGAGCGTCCTAGGCAACGTGGACGATGTGTATACAGTAAGGAAGGACGAGTTGTATGCGCTTTACGGGGATGAGCACAACGTGGGCAGCAGTACGAAGATGAATGGGAATGGAAATTTAAGCGGCAATGTGGATGACAATCTGCGTGGCAACATCGGTGGCAGCCTGAGCAACACTGCGCATCGACCCAGTGACCAAGGCGCACCCCCTGACAACCCCAAGGAAAACATTTTCAAAGAAGCAGATCACAACTCCTTTTCCTACGCATTATGCATTGCCaagaatgtaaaaataaactccATTATAAGCCTCaatacacacaaaaatgagtacATTCATTTGATTGTAGGGCTTAACGACGGACGATTGCTGgacttcctttttcgtaTATCCCCGCACTTTACTCCCACGTCCTCTTCCATCACGAGCTGTGGGTACTACCCTGCTTTGAGTCAAAATTGTTCGGAAAAAAATCCCAGTCATAATAAGTCCCAAAGAAATGGGAACACGGAGTGTGCTGAGGATAATCCTTCTTCCCGTATCGATAATATTAATTTCATAcaagaaagcgaaaaagaatTGTATGACTTCACAGGGTTACACAAATCGAGCAGAATAAGTAAAATCAATTTGTATCAAAGTGGCTCGCAacattttcttgtttttataaattcaaatgtgaaaaaaattcgcgAAATGTccgataaaaaattttacacaaCATACGTGTTAAATATGTATA
- a CDS encoding hypothetical protein (putative), which translates to MTLIRKVNRNVLQTFKELYRTGKRLNIHKTTFLCQTYEKNCWRKTRLREEKVYHKKYNFLKYAYDIVNYGIENNLKFQIEEKNIVEEEDSYIEEESKDHECEKSIKEEVATVDMEIKNILKLLED; encoded by the coding sequence ATGACGCTGATAAGAAAAGTTAACAGGAATGTCCTGCAGACCTTCAAAGAGCTATACAGAACTGGGAAAAGGCTGAACATACATAAAACCACCTTTTTGTGCCAAacgtatgaaaaaaattgctggAGAAAAACAAGActgagggaagaaaaggttTATCATAAGAAgtataactttttaaaatatgcatatgatATTGTCAATTACggaattgaaaataatttaaaatttcaaattgaagaaaaaaacattgtagaggaggaagactCATACATAGAAGAAGAGAGCAAAGACCATGAATGTGAAAAGAGCATAAAGGAGGAAGTAGCCACAGTTGatatggaaataaaaaatattttaaaattgctgGAAGAT
- a CDS encoding hypothetical protein (putative), producing MERSNVKVPSPEKNEGAAEALKKKMLSVMNANIESVKEELATYKENNQIDNKKKNIEILQLINEENEALNKKMEESLNSLSNDMREAKEQIINFKEHMENQVKDIKNETDTNKREMDEKANELTINQKKLLNDFYPSEMS from the exons atggagcgCTCTAACGTGAAAGTCCCATCCCCTGAAAAGAATGAAGGTGCCGCCGAggctttaaaaaagaaa aTGCTAAGCGTAATGAACGCAAACATAGAGAGCGTTAAGGAGGAGCTAGCGACTTATAAGGAAAACAATCAAAtagacaataaaaaaaaaaacatcgaaATTTTGCAGCTGATAAACGAAGAAAACGAGGCATTGAACAAAAAGATGGAGGAGTCGCTGAACTCG CTAAGCAACGACATGCGCGAAGCCAAAGAGCAGATCATTAACTTTAAGGAGCACATGGAAAACCAAGTGAAGGACATAAAAAACGAGACAGATACGAATAAAAGAGAAATGGACGAGAAGGCTAACGAATTAACTATCAATCAGAAGAAACTGCTGAACGATTTTTATCCTTCCGAAATGAGCTAG
- a CDS encoding LUC7 homologue (putative): MSHSRVNMHLCCALLDSLMGKDRNETDARKKHTFKDDNVCKYYLIDFCPHDLFPNTKSDIGRCKNIHSEVLKEQLANHENYKYYLAKYQQKFMKTLESIIELADHKIERSKEKLKYLSENSKNPVDKKEKIESINSHIEDLQKQEEEAREKGDLLKADSFNSQVTTLQAEIKRLNEEPEKVAKPNLMVI; encoded by the exons ATGTCGCACTCGAGGGTTAACATGCACCTCTGCTGTG CGTTGTTAGATTCCCTAATGGGAAAGGACAGGAACGAAACGGATGCCAGGAAAAAGCACACCTTCAAGGACGACAAT GTATGCAAGTACTACTTAATTGATTTTTGTCCTCACGATCTTTTCCCCAACACAAAAAGTGACATAGGGAG ATGCAAAAACATACATTCAGAAGTGCTAAAGGAACAACTGGCAAAtcatgaaaattataaatactaCCTGGCAAAATATCAGCAAAAGTTTATGA AAACGCTGGAAAGTATTATCGAATTGGCTGATCACAAAATTGAGAggagtaaagaaaaattaaagtacCTGTCGGAGAATAGCAAAAATCCTGTTgacaagaaggagaa AATCGAAAGCATCAACAGTCACATAGAGGACTTACAAaaacaggaagaagaagctcgGGAAAAG GGGGACTTACTCAAGGCAGACAGTTTTAACAGCCAAGTGACAACCCTACAAGCAGAAATCAAAAGGTTAAATGAGGAGCCTGAGAAGGTAGCAAAGCCAAATTTGATGGTAATATAA